The Primulina tabacum isolate GXHZ01 chromosome 1, ASM2559414v2, whole genome shotgun sequence genome contains the following window.
CTCGCATTATTTTGAATCCTGGGATTTCACTTCGGATCCCTGTAATTTTGCCGGTGTTTACTGTAATGGGGATAAAGTGGTTGCTCTAAACCTCGGGGATCCCCGGGCAGGTTCACCGGGTCTGATGGGCCGACTGCACCCGGACATCGGTAGACTATCTGCGCTAGCAGAGTTCACCATTGTTCCGGGTCGGGTCATCGGGACTTTGCCTCACACTTTGTCTCAGTTGAAGTATCTTAGATTTTTGGCAGCCAGTCGGAATTTTATCTCAGGCGAGATTCCGGCGAATTTGGGCCAGCTGCGAGGGCTGCAAACTCTGGACCTTAGCTTCAATATTCTCCACGGGAGCATTCCATCTTCCGTCGGAACGATACCGGCGTTGGCCAACGTCATCCTCTGTCGCAATCGGCTCACGGGTCCGGTTCCTACGTTCATATCCCATACTCTGACCCGGCTGGATTTAAAGCACAACGATCTCTCCGGTTCTCTTTCGCCGCTCGGACTCCCTCCCTCTCTACAGTACCTCTCATTGTCAATGAACCGGCTCACTGGCCCAGTAGACCGGCTTTTATCCCGATTAAACAGGCTAAACTACGTCGACCTTAGTATGAATGAGTTCTCCGGCAACATTCCTGGGAAGATATTCACTTTTCCGATCAGCCGCCTGCAGCTTCAGAGGAACCGGTTCTCCGGCCCCGTGAGACCGATTCATGATGTGAGAATCCCAACCATTGATCTGAGTTTCAACCGGCTGTCCGGCGGGATATCTCCCATGTTATCGACGGCTCAGAATCTATACCTGAACAACAACCGGTTCACGGGTAAGATACCGAGCATTTTCGTGGACCGATTACTCTCTGCCAGCATACAACTACTGTATCTGCAGCACAATTATCTGACCGGCATGGAGATTATCCCGACGACTGGGATTCCGCTCAGCGCCTCATTGTGCCTGCAGTATAATTGTATGGTCCTTCCCCTGCAGACGCCTTGCCCTTTGAGAGCTGGTAAGCAGAAGACAAGGCCAACTAAGCAGTGCACACAGTGGGGAGGGTAAGATGGGGAATTCACTTTTTAGACAAATCAAGattcaatttttaattaataaagtcAAACTGTTGATACAAAGTGAAAGATTTTTGTGGTTGAATTGTAATTAACATTTAGacttataatttaattttgtttttcccccaccccatatatatatatatatatatatgtataatatcATTCATACAGCACAAAtgtctattaattaattattgctGTTCTTGATTTTAATTCAGTACTTAGTTCCATTTCTTTGTACTTCTTTGAAACCTATCTTATAGTTCAGTTGGTCTCGCTCGTTATTTTTTATCCCTCGACTACGATTCGAATAACCTCCTCCTTTTAGGGTGTACTGGGTATGCCCCCTTTGTCTGAATCATTTGTTAATCAAAGATCTTGATGGTGAAACAAAGCTTAATCGGAAAACAACAACAGAATTTAACTAACTGAGTATTTGTTTTTTGTTTGGCCAATGGGTAGGGGCCTCGAATGATGAGGAAACGCTGTGTTCTTTTTGGACTTCCAATCAATTTCTGATGGTCCTTTTTCAAACCCATCTTAAAATAAGGTATTTTATATACTCAAATCTCAAATTTTGTCCATCGCAGTTTCCTTTTGTCGGGGCATTCATTCAATCACAGAAATACAAGAAACCCACTTGTTTCTCCACACCAATCACTACTGAACTTTTGGAGGATTTCTTCACAGCTTTAATGCAAAATTAGAAAGTTAGATGGAATGTGTCAGCAAGATATGAGATTTAAAATTCAAGGTTTTCGGATCCTAACTTTGTTCAGATTACTAAACAGTAGAACATGGGTCATGTAAGTTTCACTTTATTATATAGAAATTTACATATGCAATCTAaatgataaaattatataaCAAGACGGTGGAGGTCACTTGTTTGATATAGTTATTGCGGAACCTACACAGGATGGAATGCTGACGCACTCGACTCAGTAATAGTCATAGAAATCTCTCCTCCTCGGCATTTTCTAGGTTGCAGGTGCTGGCGCCTTTTCGTTCCCAGGGAATTCCCATTTCACGACGTCTCCATCCCAAGATGAGCTCACAAGCATTGGATAATTTGGATGCCAACTACAATCCCTCACCGTTAATTTATGGTGTTGCAGCTTCGCAACTTGCGCTCCGGACACCTGGAAACACAAAGTCGACACATGTTTTTTGTCAACAAATTAAGTGCAGAAGTAGCTAAATATTagtttttcatttaaaataggCAGTGTTAGTAGTCTATATAGAACCTACCaagtcataaacataaatgCAAGAATCATGGGATCCTGTGTAGATGTACTTCTGGCCGGTGCTGTTAAATGGTAAAAACGAAATGATCAGGAGGCGGATTGATATTCAACACCGATTAGAGAGAAGAAATTGGAGAGTCAACAAGTAGTTCTATGCATGGCACTCACCTATACTCGGGTGAGAAGTAACAACGAATCAAAGTACGCAAGACTGAGTGCCCTTTATACGTAGAAACTGATTGATCATATGGATGCTTCAAGTTTCTAGCTTGGACTGGATAGTCCATCCATCTGTAATCCCATTCATAGTTTCTGTATGCTTGATAGCTGAAAACGAGAGTCAAAGAAAGGTTAATTTAAATGGGTCTTTAAACCCAATTATCAAAATAATCAGGTTGCTGACTGTCAGAGcctaaaaaaaaaatacccAGTAGAATTAGATGACATTTTCCGTATATCCCACAGTTTGATGGCTTGATCTTTACCGTTGGATATCATGTAACGGCCATCTCCTCGGCTATCAATGAACGTAATGCCTTCAAGATGGCCCATTAGGATCCCCACAGGCTTGCTTTTGGTTAAAAAGCAGCGTCTGTCCCAAACCTACACGAAATAGCTAGTTGGATATAAATCGATAGTGTATGTCCGAAATTTACTTTGGACCTGGATTCCAGAGTACAAAAtgaagaaaatttatttttctgtaCCCAGTTTCAAAATATGACACAAAGGAAGCGCTTGTGCATACATAATAAGATGAGGCATCTTTCAAATAACACATTCATTGAATTCTAAATACGATTGCATTTTAATGAAATTCTCACTTAGGAAAGCAAGAAAACCACAATCATATATCGATCCCAAGTTCCTATTTCcccttttttttattaaaccgCGGATTAAAACAACGCATAAAGGACATGGGTGTCTTTTAAGATGGAAGACTGATGATGTTCCAGTCATCAGAGCATAATATCACAATGAAGAGAAAGGAAAAAGATGAAGCTCAGCTATTTTTTCACATACAGAGAGAAGATATACTCTTACAGTAGCAGCCAGAGCCAATCAACATATTTGTTTGTCTATACATGTGCAACAATTAAATGGAAATCATAAGGAGGTGTTGGGCATTTAAATTGCTGCTATTTTTTGTACATTAGGCTTAGAGTAACGAATAAATTATCACCTTAACAAAATTGTCATCACTTCCAGAATAAAGTAGACAACCACTTTCATCAGCAAAACATACCGTGTTGACATCAGACTGCATAGAAAAAGAAGTGAGCAATGGCAACAATTTAAAACCAAAATACCACTACCTACATGAATATGTTATCATTACCGAAACCAATCAGAAACCactcaaaaaatagaaaatccattgagaatgtgttcaaaaaaaatttttatcGCCTTATGGGCTAGGTTGCTTGAACGAGAATAGAAAATGAAGGGCATATAGTTAGCAATGAAAACAGTACCGCATGGGCTGGAATTCTAAGAGTAACTTTTTTGGCTTCAAGGTCATAAACATAGATATCCTCATCGCTGCTTCCAGCAACAATTTCTCGCCCATCGGTTGAAAATTTAAGAGAGAAGATTCCAAAAGAATATCCCCCATCGTCTGGCGAAGAGAAATCCAAGCCATCATGGAATTCCTGGATAGTAAAGAATCTAGCTAGACTTTAGTGCTTCCAAAACTTAAAATTCCAGAAAATTCAAATTAATAGTGCGATTTAAAGAGGAAGGAACATCAGCAattagacatgatcaggatgaAATATGAAAAGCTCAATTGCAAAATTCTCAAAGAATATGActgttttattttcattttttccttTCCTCGAAGAAGCCCAAGCTGTCACTCCTTGTGACAAACCTGGTATTATTAATATAGTTCATTTGTCAGCCAAGATGAACCAATTTGATAGGGATTGCTAAAAAAAACATGAACACAAAATGAGCAATGCATACACTAAACATGATGTGTGATGTTAACATCTGGAATACAACAAATTAAAAAGTTACTTGAATTTCATACAGTGATGTTTGCTAGGGATTCTTTTGTTGAAGATCCAACGTTGATAATATGTACAACAGGTGACATGCTAGCATAGATCTGCAATAGCAACAGTTGAGAAAATGAGGTTAATGCCAACAAAATAAGATGAAATTTCAATACAAAATAAGatcactaaaaataaaaaaatgttaggTGCACCGGACCAGAGATGGAATGAATACAATTAACTATTGTTATACCCTTGTCAACAATGAAACCCCTCGAACGTTTTGTATCTGATTTACAACAAGAATTAACATAGTGCACATGACGAGAGAATACTATTAACTGGTTCTTATGTGAGGAAGAATATGATCACAGATCTGAGTATAACTCGATGCATAAATATTAATCAGGTTCGTAGGAACCTGCAGTCACCTGCAGCCAGAAAACTTACAAGGTGCCGTTGATCAGGTGAAAGGGAAGTATCAGTGATTGTCCATCTTAAGCTTCTAGCAAGAATGTTCTTCCGGACTTTCCATCCTCTTTCAACATCATATATTCTAATTTGACTTCCCTGTaacaaaaaatatcaaaagCCTCAAAGTTAACATTTTTAGACTAGAATAACTATTACATTCAAGAAGTTACCTTAGAAGACAAAATCAAGgtaatttatgtttatttatatcataaaaccTATCTCGTAAGCCAAAAGTCAACAGGCCCTTTACCTCAAAAGCTATAATACCTGAAATGCAGCGACGAAAAGGGAACCGTCAGAAGAAAACTGTGATACATATGCCCTAGTTGACATCCGGTCCACAACCCAGGGACCGTTAACGGGCATATATTTACTCAGAACATGACGGCAATCTCTTGATGAGAACCTCCCTCTTCCAGAAAGATTTGCCTCTCGACCCGCCAACATCTTCACTGTAGGAACAGGAAACTCATCCTTCCCTGGAAAAATTCGCCTCAGCTTCTCATGAGGCCCAGATTGCAGCTTTGTTAGCTGAGAAATATCATTATCTAAAGTGTTTGACTCTTTAGTTGGTGGAGAAGTACCACCACCAATGCCAGTGGAACTAGAACCTTCAAGATGTCCTGTTTCTGCCTCCAATTTACTAAAAGCATAACCCATATCCTTGGTGGTAGTGTCTCTAGCTACAAAATACATTTTACACCACAGTAGCTGCAGAAAATTCTGGTGTTGGACGTACCAAATACAGTTGCCTCTTCATATCATCTACAATTGAATTTAGTCCATGTCGAGTAGAACCAGAAGGACCTGTTGGCTGTTAATTGAGTGACCCAACCCCAAAAAAGATACTTCATTTCTATGTATGAGCATATGGAGTAATCATAAGATAAGCATATTCGAGTAAAACATACATGACTGTGCGATCATTTGACTTTGATCAAAAGCTCACAGATTAAACGAAgcattaaatcatataaaaaagaATATAACACACACTGTTACTGGATAAAGTTATCAATTATCCCTGTAAAACGCGAATCTACAATTCTTCGCAGTTAGCGTGACCAGAACCAAAGGATCCTAGAAAAACCAATTAATTACTATTCTAAGAATAGTAAACTCGCAGAGTTAATTCCATAGAAATCAAGAAACTCTATTTCGAGAAATTCAACCCACAACATAATTCAGTAAACAAGAATCCTAACGGAACCAATCACAAAATTCTGAACTATGTACACAGAACCAATTATAAAAAACCCAAAAGAAAAGAATAAAGCTTTCCATTACTCATCGTAAGTTGACTCACGGACCTCGAATTAAACAGCGGCTTCTGAATCTGGCCAAATTCTCGAGAGTGATTTCCACTTAAAATAGGAAACCAATCTTCCTACTTCCTCGTGTTGAATGAACACAATCAAATCAGtggattaaaaaaattaaaaggaaaaaaaaaaagaaaaaaagatccCTTTCCCACATTGAACAAGAAAAACCGGTAGTTTTGTGAATTTGCGTCGTCTGAGGAATGAGCGTGGCGGACTCCAGCTGGCTCGATGCAGTCAGTAATCCGAAAAGTCCACGTGTCACCATCACAAGAATCCGTACACCGTTGTCAACAAAACCCGGTGGAGGTGATCTTGGATCATGAATGAATCGGGCCAACATAACAATCATTGGGCCTACAAGGAGAAGCCCAACGGGTACTCTCTGTGAactcaatatttcaagaaatgaATCGCTTTGATTCAAGGGTAAACAAAAGTGCAAGTGTACTACACCATATAAGTCCAGCCcaacaaatatatatttaatttattttaaaatgtacatttatttaaacaaaCAATCTATATCTTCATTAATAAAGGGAAAAAGAAAGAACAATAATAAGACAATGCCAGAACCTCCAATTCCACGACAGGGAAACAGCAAAACATTTCTTCTCATGACAAGACATAACAAAGGAGAATAATCATCAATATACATATACACAAGATTCAGCTTTTTCTTGCCAAAGGGACACGTAAAAGTCAATTATCAAACAGTAGGAATCGTGGGTTCTTATGCATTTTTTCATATGCGTCACTGTCCAATCTTAGctgtttgtattatttattgGACATTAAAACACCCTCAAAATGCAAACCCAaccactaaaaataaaataaaaaaacaataatgtGGGATTTTTCAACGTGGTCCCGATTTCGAGCAAATAAAGCATTTTTGGTAAATCACAATCAATCAACAGTGTCACACAAGCGACAACCTTTTTTTTTGTGTCTTTGCCCCCCCCCCCAAATTATCACACATCATCTGTATATCGTAGCAGTAAATGCAAAGTAAGGCTAGCTGCATTGATAAGTCGACTAATTTTGTTCCACCGGAAGAATCGATCGATTTGTTTAGGGAcatcagttttttttttgttatacaAAGGTTTTGCATAATCTTTTTTGTATACCAAAACTTTCCCTATGAAAATGGACAGCTGCTGTGATGAAAGATTAGGACGTTCATAGTCGTTCagagctttttttttttttttatgatttttactcCGATacatcaaaaagaaaaaaaaaatctaattcaTCTATTCACGATCAAAAAAATCTCAGACAACTTTTATATGGacaaacaatttttaaaaaatgtaaactaaaattttaaaaataaaaatacaacatTAAGCAACAAATTACTTGTACAAAAGTCATAAGATGATTAAATTCTTCATAATTAATAGTTTATAACAGGTAGGAGCTGACGTCTGATTttagttattatataaaataaaatttattttctactcaatCTTTATTCAAGTTGGATTCACCGGGATAATTTAGGGAAAAGGGAATCCTTCGGgacttatttaaaaaaaaagattgaGATATCAATTTACGTAAATGTCCATgtattttaagtttaaaattgatTAATCCTTCTTCACTCCTCTAAACTTATTCACTTTACTTTCAACCCTACGCAGCAGTCGACTTCACTCGTTTTCCCGTCGACTAAATACGTGCTTGTGAATCGACGAAACACTTCTTCAGTTATTTTTTTGCAACGCATCCGAGAAATGGCTGACCAAAATATGGTATGTTTACTTTTTTTCTGATATTTGATTCTTTGTGCGCGTGTTGAGAAAGAAATGGTAGAACCGTCGTGTTGAGAAATCTTGGTCGACCGAGCGAGGGTTGGTCACCAACCCTCGCTTGGTCGACCAACCCTCGCTTGGTCGACCAAGAAGGCCTAGTCGACCAAGAAGTTGTGGTCGACCAAACGTTGGGTTGGTCGACCAACCGGTTGGTCGACCAACGCTTGCTGGTTCAGTGTAACATTACTTTTATTCTAATATATTTGTATTTGTGACATGTATATTTGCCGAGAAAACTAGGCAGGGATGCAATTTTTCGCTGCAAGCTGACACTCGAATCAAGATATAAAGACGTTTCGGAGAAGATTTTTCACTACCTCAACAACGACGAGAGAGCCTTTTTTTTGGAGCAGTCTCCTTTTGGTAATTTGGTTAGGTATCATAGAGATTTAAATATTTCTAGTCAAATTATGTGGTATTTGATGAGTAATCAGATAGTTGACATGGGTTGTGATGAGTTTTGGATGGTGGTGCGCAAGAGGCCGGTTAGATTTTCTTTGTTAGAGTATTGTTTAATAACCGGCCTCGATTGCGGTACAGAGCCTGTAGATGTACCAGAGGGAGGTGTCTTTGGCTCCAGACACTTGGCGGTAAGTCTGAGATTGTTTTGAGTGAATTGGAGGCAAAGATGAGTGTTCAAGTGCAGAATGAGACTGGTGTAGACGTGGAGAAGTTAAAGATGGCTAGTCTTTACTTCTGTTGTTTTGTGCTCGGTGAAGGGACTAGGAAAAAAACGAATAAGATCGACCCTAAATACATGAGGCTTATAGATGATTTGGATAGGTTTAACAGCTATCCGTGGGGTAGAGTAGCCTTTCGTGATGCGGTCCGATGTTTGAAGAAGGACCTTTTAGGGCGATATAATTACCTCACCGAGGCACAGGGTCGGAAAGAAGTTGATGGCAGCTTCCTTGTCGGTGTTTTTGTGCTGCCTCTGCAGgtatattaatttttgaatgttaaaactggatttgttatctttattTCTACTAATAACATTGTTCTAAATTTATGTTACAGATCCTCGCTTATGAATATTATCCGAGCGTGGCACAAAAGTTTGCAAGGAAAAGAGATGTGGACGGTTTGATGTTGCCCAGGATGTTTCAGTGGGTGACTAACACGTGGCCGTCAAACCGTGCCCCAACTGCTGTTGATGTCACTGCAGCCTTTGGTGATTCTGCTATAGATGTAAGTAATATGAAttgatttgatataataaatgtgtacttaatttttaattaatctaatacgttattaattaaatgtaggATTGTCTTGGATGTTTGACTCCTAGTCCCGAGGAGCTCGTTTCAGCGTATTATACGACCGAGGATTTTGTTGATTATGCGCCCGTTGCGGTCACCACTCGGGTACTCGAGCTCTGGAGGCAGGGTCAGACAGTCATATGTAGCGAGCACCCTCTGGAGTCTCCCTCAGTCCAGCACATGCATTCCGCACATTCACCTCCCTCTGTCCAGCACACGCCTCCTGCACATGCATCTCCTGACGTTTCCGGCACCCGTCCTGGTGATCTCAATAGATTCAGCTCTAGCACCAGTTCTCCTATGCGTACGGGTCCTAGAGTCCACTTTGGACTCAATCCTTCCCGCCGTCCATCACCCTTGGAGCATCGTTTTGAGCGGCGATTGACTGCGTTGGAGGATTCCGTTACGTCCATGCATGTTAAGATGTCAGCAGAATTTATTGAGACCAGAGCGTCTATCAGGAGTATAAATCAAGCTCTAGTTGACTTGAAATCGAGTTTCAATCTTGGTCTCGATGAGTTGAGATTTAGTTTGACTGAACAGATTAGAGCTGGTTTTGCTGAGATGAGGTCTAACATGCCAGTGCAGCAGGACAGAGATTATAGCATAGCCTATACCAGAGGGCGGAAGAGGAAAGCATCCGAGGCAGATTTTGGTgagttaattttattaattatatttatgtttatgtaatataatgatttagtacaattctcataattattttaatttgtttaatGTACGCTTTTAGGGTTGGATGATACTCTGGCCAGGGAAATTGGCAGTACTAGCCAAACACTACATATATTTGAGCATAACCTTCCGGTCATTATAGAGGAGTCCTCAGAAGGTGAGTTAATGCacttttttatttgatatttttgtaTAGTATATTAAACAacaaactttttatttttagatattCAAGTTACTCCGGATTCGCGTAAGTCAGGTGGCGAGGCGACCACGTCGAGAGGTTATTACACTAAACCTTGTCTAttcatatttgcattaaagttCTTGTAATTTTATATGGGTAAGGAAATTGGCAGTAGTAGCCAAACCCAACAGATATTTGAGCCTAATCTTCAAGGCATTCCAGAGGAGTCCGCAGGAGGTGAGGTAATgcacattttttatatttatatttatgtatagTATATTAAACAATATACTTTATGTTTTTAGATATTCAAGTGACTCCAGATGCGCGTATGTCAGGAGGCGAGGCGACCAGGTCGAGAGGTTATTAAATTATACCTTGTTTATTGttcatatttgcattaaagttGTTACAATTGATCATTTTATAGATGACGGTGTGAGGCCAGTTGCGGAGACCGTGACACTGAAGGTAAACAACTCGCTTGCGCAAGTTAGGGCATCGATGCTCGACCGTTCGCCTAGTAGGATTCGAGTTTTTTACGCCGAATATGAGAAATTTTCTACGGACCCATGGCGATCGCAAACTAGCGTGTCACTTTCTCTgtaaacttttaaataaatcttttataaaGTTTAAATTTGTAGAgaatttcttttaaaacattgaaaacCTTTTGTTATGTTGAATTCAGCACTTCAGCGAAGCTCTCCGTGGATTGCTTGAGATGCAGATCCGACATCCTGAAGTGATGTCGGCAGATGATTCGTTGATGGACGGACATTTCTACGGTGCGATCTCAGTTTTGGCCGAATATAAAGATATCGATTTCAAAATAAATCTGGCACGGATTGTGAGCAAAGTCAAAGGTAGTGATCCAGAATGGTCGTGTCTCTCGTGGGAAAAGGCACGAAGAATTATCATCCCTGTCTACACAGATCGGCGCTAATTTTTGCTAAAACTCGTGACAGGGGTGAATAAGTGCATTATATATGACTTGCTGCGAAGGCACGATCCCAAATTCAAAGATTTGAATGAAGAAATAGAGCCTATACTTATAAACGCCGCTCGTCTGCTATCCATTGTTGGGAACAACCCACACCCCGAGAGGCCATGGAATATAAAACTACATGATGAATTCCGTGCCAAGATTATACAGTACGTTGTCAACtttctatttaaaatataataacttcatttttttttaatgttacaataaatattaacttctcattttttctttttcacagTGAAGATTCGGGAGCATTTGTGTTAGCTGTTGTTGGATACTCTTTGTCTAGGAAGAGTGCGCAAGTAGTACTAACTTTAGATGATAGATTAGTATCTGAGTTTAGATATTTTTTAGCTTGTAATATGTTCCTTAATGATTGGTGATTATCGTGATGTATCAGACAATTTTATGTCATTATTGGAACATTGTTTCTTATGTTATATGAACCGTTTTTTTTGTTGGTCGACTATTAGATTTTTGTTGGTCGATCATTaggtttttttctttttttgttggTCGACCATTAGATTTTGTCGGTGGTCGACCATTAGCTACAATGGAACAATGGTCGACCACAATCTCACTGGTAGTTTTTTGGTCGACCAATAACTTTTTGGTCGATCACTCTAGCATTTTGGTCGACCACTAGTTTTTTTGGTCGACCACTCTAGCTTTTTGGTCTACCATTAGCTTTTTTGGTCGACCACCACTGTCCTTTTGGTCGACCACTACTGTCCTTTTAGTCGACCAATGTGCTTtaggttttagggtttagggtttacgATTTAGGGTTTAGACCTGTTAATTCAcgatttaaattatgtgttttaaATTACAATCTCAGTATTttgttacattttaaaaaatatgattatgTTATATGAACCGTTTAATCACAATCGaactattttgttatattttaaaaaatatgaatcgCAATTTCACGATTATGTTTTATGTAATAATTGAAATGTGTCACGATCTCACAAACATGTTACATTTAAAAAACCCAATGAATCGTAATTTCAGGATTATGTTATGTGTTTTAAATTACATATGAATCACATAATCACAATCTCAGTATTTTGTTAAATATGACTATGTTATATGAACCGTTTAATCACAATCGaactattttgttatatttaaaaaaatatgaatcgcAATTTCACGATTATGTTATatgtaataattaaaatgtgTCACGATCTCACAAACATGTTACATTTAAA
Protein-coding sequences here:
- the LOC142545718 gene encoding uncharacterized protein LOC142545718, whose amino-acid sequence is MLMKMKYLILKVINIYGFLFLANSVFAHAMLDPIDFLALQAIRKSLNDLPGSHYFESWDFTSDPCNFAGVYCNGDKVVALNLGDPRAGSPGLMGRLHPDIGRLSALAEFTIVPGRVIGTLPHTLSQLKYLRFLAASRNFISGEIPANLGQLRGLQTLDLSFNILHGSIPSSVGTIPALANVILCRNRLTGPVPTFISHTLTRLDLKHNDLSGSLSPLGLPPSLQYLSLSMNRLTGPVDRLLSRLNRLNYVDLSMNEFSGNIPGKIFTFPISRLQLQRNRFSGPVRPIHDVRIPTIDLSFNRLSGGISPMLSTAQNLYLNNNRFTGKIPSIFVDRLLSASIQLLYLQHNYLTGMEIIPTTGIPLSASLCLQYNCMVLPLQTPCPLRAGKQKTRPTKQCTQWGG
- the LOC142511107 gene encoding uncharacterized protein LOC142511107, with protein sequence MSVQVQNETGVDVEKLKMASLYFCCFVLGEGTRKKTNKIDPKYMRLIDDLDRFNSYPWGRVAFRDAVRCLKKDLLGRYNYLTEAQGRKEVDGSFLVGVFVLPLQILAYEYYPSVAQKFARKRDVDGLMLPRMFQWVTNTWPSNRAPTAVDVTAAFGDSAIDDCLGCLTPSPEELVSAYYTTEDFVDYAPVAVTTRVLELWRQGQTVICSEHPLESPSVQHMHSAHSPPSVQHTPPAHASPDVSGTRPGDLNRFSSSTSSPMRTGPRVHFGLNPSRRPSPLEHRFERRLTALEDSVTSMHVKMSAEFIETRASIRSINQALVDLKSSFNLGLDELRFSLTEQIRAGFAEMRSNMPVQQDRDYSIAYTRGRKRKASEADFGLDDTLAREIGSTSQTLHIFEHNLPVIIEESSEDIQVTPDSRKSGGEATTSRGYYTKPCLFIFALKFL
- the LOC142545722 gene encoding LEC14B protein, with product MYFVARDTTTKDMGYAFSKLEAETGHLEGSSSTGIGGGTSPPTKESNTLDNDISQLTKLQSGPHEKLRRIFPGKDEFPVPTVKMLAGREANLSGRGRFSSRDCRHVLSKYMPVNGPWVVDRMSTRAYVSQFSSDGSLFVAAFQGSQIRIYDVERGWKVRKNILARSLRWTITDTSLSPDQRHLIYASMSPVVHIINVGSSTKESLANITEFHDGLDFSSPDDGGYSFGIFSLKFSTDGREIVAGSSDEDIYVYDLEAKKVTLRIPAHASDVNTVCFADESGCLLYSGSDDNFVKVWDRRCFLTKSKPVGILMGHLEGITFIDSRGDGRYMISNGKDQAIKLWDIRKMSSNSTGYQAYRNYEWDYRWMDYPVQARNLKHPYDQSVSTYKGHSVLRTLIRCYFSPEYSTGQKYIYTGSHDSCIYVYDLVSGAQVAKLQHHKLTVRDCSWHPNYPMLVSSSWDGDVVKWEFPGNEKAPAPAT